The Ictidomys tridecemlineatus isolate mIctTri1 chromosome 6, mIctTri1.hap1, whole genome shotgun sequence genome includes a region encoding these proteins:
- the LOC144378334 gene encoding olfactory receptor 6C2-like, whose protein sequence is MINHTAITTFILLGLTDDPQLQKLVFIFLFLTYILSVTGNLTIILLTLMDFHLKTPMYFFLRNFSFLEISFTTVCVPRFLYSMSTRDNTITYNACASQIFFIGLFGATEFFLLAAMSYDRYVAICRPLHYVTIMNNRVCAILVFSCWISGLVIVITPLSMGLQLEFCDSSVIDHFVCDASPLFKISCSDTWFLEQTVIICAVFSIIITLIGVILSYINIIRTILRFPSAQQRKKAFSTCSSHMIVVSITYGSCIFIYVKPSAKEQVDINKGVSVLTTSVAPLLNPFIYTLRNKQVKQALNDTIKKIAFILHK, encoded by the coding sequence atgataaatcACACAGCAATAACAACATTCATCTTGTTGGGACTTACAGATGACCCACAGCTGCAAAAActggtttttatctttttattcttgacATACATTCTGAGCGTCACTGGTAATCTGACTATTATACTTCTTACATTGATGGATTTCCATCTTAAAACacctatgtatttttttcttcgaAACTTCTCCTTCTTAGAAATCTCATTCACAACAGTCTGTGTTCCCAGATTCCTCTATAGTATGTCAACTAGGGATAACACCATAACTTACAATGCTTGTGCcagtcaaatattttttattggacTCTTTGGGGCCACAGAGTTTTttctcctggctgccatgtcctatgatcgctatgtggccatctgcagaCCCCTTCATTACGTTACCATCATGAACAACAGAGTCTGTGCCATTCTAGTCTTCTCTTGCTGGATCTCTGGATTGGTTATCGTCATCACACCTCTCAGCATGGGCCTCCAGCTGGAGTTCTGTGACTCCAGTGTCATTGATCATTTCGTCTGTGATGCATCTCCTCTTTTTAAGATCTCATGCTCAGATACGTGGTTTCTAGAACAGACTGTTATTATTTGTGCAGTGTTTAGTATTATTATCACACTAATAGGTGTGATTCTTTCTTACATAAATATTATTAGGACAATTCTACGATTCCCTTCAgctcagcaaagaaaaaaagctttttccacctgctcctcccacaTGATTGTGGTTTCCATCACCTATGGCAGCTGCATCTTCATCTATGTCAAGCCTTCAGCCAAAGAACAGGTGGACATCAATAAAGGGGTATCTGTGCTCACTACATCTGTTGCCCCTTTGttaaatccatttatttatacGTTGAGGAACAAGCAAGTGAAACAAGCTCTCAATGACACAATCAAAAAAATTGCCTTTATTTTACACAAATAG